From one Bacteroides intestinalis DSM 17393 genomic stretch:
- the kdpB gene encoding potassium-transporting ATPase subunit KdpB translates to MKDKKSASLFQKEQVMESLKQSFVKLDPRVMIKNPIMFTVELVTLVMLVVCILSLGTTEYGTFGYNFLVFVVLFVTLLFANFAEAIAEARGKAQADSLRKTREETPAKILIDGKVCHISSARLKKGDYFICEAGDTIPADGEIVEGLASIDESAITGESAPVIREAGGDKSSVTGGTKVLSDKIKVLVTQQQGESFLDKMIALVEGATRKKTPNEIALTILLAGFTLVFVIVCVTLIPMADYTNIDHPGTYISIAAILSLFVCLIPTTIGGLLSAIGIAGMDRALRANVITKSGKAVETAGDIDTLLLDKTGTITIGNRKATKFYAAPGVDERDFIEACLLSSISDETPEGKSIIELGRETGRRMRDLNTTGARMIKFTAETKCSGVDLQNGTQIRKGAFDAIRRIAESAGNSFPKEVEDVIAAISSNGGTPLVVCVNRQVAGVIELQDIIKPGIQERFERLRKMGVKTVMVTGDNPLTAKYIAEKAGVDDFIAEARPEDKMEYIKKEQQSGKLVAMMGDGTNDAPALAQANVGVAMNSGTQAAKEAGNMVDLDNDPTKLIEIVEIGKQLLMTRGTLTTFSIANDVAKYFAIIPALFMVAIPQLAPLNVMGLHSPESAILSAIIFNAIIIPILIPLALKGVQYKPIGASALLRRNLLIYGLGGVIAPFIGIKLIDMVVSLFF, encoded by the coding sequence ATGAAAGATAAGAAATCAGCTTCTTTGTTTCAAAAGGAGCAAGTAATGGAAAGCTTGAAGCAATCATTCGTGAAGTTGGATCCACGGGTGATGATTAAGAATCCGATTATGTTTACGGTGGAGCTTGTGACGCTGGTGATGTTGGTGGTCTGCATCCTCTCGCTGGGAACTACGGAATATGGAACATTCGGGTACAACTTCCTGGTGTTCGTCGTTCTCTTTGTTACTCTGCTGTTCGCCAACTTCGCTGAGGCCATTGCCGAGGCTCGTGGTAAGGCCCAGGCCGACAGCCTGCGCAAGACGCGTGAGGAGACTCCCGCTAAAATCCTGATTGATGGCAAAGTCTGCCATATCAGTAGTGCACGCCTGAAGAAAGGTGATTACTTTATTTGCGAAGCCGGTGATACGATTCCGGCTGACGGTGAGATTGTAGAAGGACTGGCTTCCATTGACGAAAGTGCCATCACAGGCGAATCTGCCCCGGTTATCCGTGAGGCGGGTGGAGATAAGAGTTCCGTAACCGGTGGTACGAAGGTGCTTTCTGATAAGATAAAGGTATTGGTAACCCAACAACAGGGTGAGAGCTTCCTCGACAAGATGATTGCATTAGTGGAAGGCGCTACCCGGAAAAAAACACCGAATGAAATAGCGTTGACTATCTTGCTGGCCGGTTTCACACTGGTGTTCGTGATTGTTTGCGTCACGCTGATTCCGATGGCGGACTATACGAATATAGATCATCCGGGAACGTACATCTCGATTGCAGCTATTCTCTCCCTGTTTGTCTGCCTGATACCGACCACAATCGGTGGTCTGCTTTCCGCTATCGGCATTGCAGGTATGGACCGTGCGCTTCGTGCCAATGTGATAACGAAATCGGGTAAGGCGGTGGAAACGGCCGGTGATATTGATACGTTGCTGCTGGATAAGACGGGAACTATTACAATCGGTAACCGTAAAGCTACGAAGTTCTATGCAGCTCCCGGTGTGGACGAACGTGATTTTATTGAGGCTTGCCTGCTGTCCTCCATCTCCGATGAAACACCGGAAGGTAAATCAATTATAGAACTGGGACGGGAAACAGGTCGCCGCATGCGTGACCTGAATACTACGGGTGCCCGGATGATTAAGTTCACTGCCGAAACAAAGTGTTCAGGCGTGGATTTGCAAAATGGTACTCAGATACGTAAAGGTGCTTTCGATGCTATCCGCCGGATTGCAGAGAGTGCCGGAAACAGTTTCCCGAAAGAGGTGGAAGATGTGATTGCTGCAATTTCAAGTAACGGCGGTACACCGTTGGTAGTGTGTGTCAACCGGCAGGTGGCTGGCGTTATTGAGTTGCAGGATATCATCAAACCGGGTATTCAGGAACGTTTCGAACGCCTTCGCAAGATGGGAGTGAAGACGGTAATGGTGACCGGAGATAACCCGCTGACGGCAAAGTACATCGCAGAAAAGGCCGGTGTGGATGATTTTATAGCTGAGGCCCGGCCGGAAGACAAGATGGAATATATCAAGAAAGAGCAACAATCCGGTAAGCTGGTGGCAATGATGGGAGACGGTACAAATGATGCTCCGGCATTGGCACAGGCAAATGTGGGCGTTGCTATGAATAGCGGTACGCAGGCTGCAAAGGAAGCCGGTAATATGGTGGACTTGGACAACGATCCTACGAAGCTGATTGAAATTGTGGAAATCGGTAAACAGTTGTTGATGACGCGCGGTACATTGACCACGTTCTCTATAGCAAATGACGTGGCTAAATACTTTGCGATTATTCCCGCTTTGTTTATGGTAGCCATCCCTCAGTTAGCACCGCTGAACGTCATGGGGCTGCATAGTCCTGAGTCAGCCATCCTTTCAGCTATAATCTTTAACGCTATCATTATTCCTATATTGATTCCGTTGGCACTGAAAGGAGTACAGTATAAACCGATTGGTGCCAGTGCATTGCTTCGCCGCAACTTGCTGATTTATGGCTTAGGCGGTGTCATTGCACCCTTTATCGGAATTAAATTAATAGATATGGTAGTCAGTTTATTCTTTTAG
- the kdpF gene encoding K(+)-transporting ATPase subunit F: MYITLFVLGIAVFGYLMYVLVRPEKF; encoded by the coding sequence ATGTATATAACATTATTTGTATTGGGTATTGCGGTTTTCGGGTATTTGATGTATGTACTTGTGAGACCGGAAAAGTTTTAG
- a CDS encoding sensor histidine kinase produces the protein MNIRTKLILSVGILAGMIILLVALSVVNLQILTATEPDSPAAMPGLQRALLWISVTGGVCILASIVLLVWLPRSISKPIQELTHGIFEIANHNYEKRLDMSGHEEFSAVADSFNRMAERLTEYRASTLNDILAAKKFLEAIVNSIHEPIIGLNREHEILFINKEALTVLNLKREEVIRHSAEELSLKNDLLRRLVRELITPSEKKEPLKIYADNKESYFQASYITIMNTETDPDEPQNLGDVILLKNITEFKELDSAKTTFISTISHELKTPISAILMSLQLLEDKRVGALNDEQEQLSKSIKENADRLLGITGELLNMTQVEAGKLQMMPKITKPIELIEYAIKANQVQADKFGIQIEVEYPDEKMPKLFVDSEKIAWVLTNLLSNAIRYSKENGRVVIGAKHEDGIIEMYVQDFGKGIDPRYHQSIFDRYFRVPGTKVQGSGLGLSISKDFVEAHGGTLTVESELGKGSRFVIRLKG, from the coding sequence ATGAATATTCGTACTAAATTAATACTCAGTGTAGGCATTCTGGCTGGTATGATCATTCTGCTGGTTGCTCTCTCCGTAGTGAATCTTCAGATACTGACAGCCACCGAACCGGACAGCCCTGCCGCCATGCCGGGTTTGCAGCGTGCTCTGCTGTGGATTTCCGTTACCGGAGGCGTCTGTATTCTTGCCAGTATCGTGTTGTTGGTCTGGTTGCCCCGTTCCATCAGTAAGCCTATTCAGGAACTGACGCACGGCATCTTCGAAATAGCCAATCACAATTACGAGAAACGCCTCGACATGAGCGGGCACGAAGAGTTCAGCGCAGTGGCCGATAGCTTCAACCGCATGGCGGAACGGCTGACGGAATACCGTGCCAGCACACTGAACGATATTCTTGCTGCCAAGAAGTTTCTGGAAGCCATCGTGAACAGTATTCACGAGCCTATCATCGGCTTGAACCGGGAGCATGAAATACTTTTCATCAACAAAGAGGCACTCACCGTGCTTAACTTGAAGCGGGAAGAGGTTATCCGCCATTCCGCCGAAGAACTCTCGCTGAAGAACGACCTGCTCCGCCGTCTGGTGCGCGAACTCATCACTCCCAGTGAAAAGAAGGAACCGCTGAAAATCTATGCGGACAACAAGGAGAGCTATTTTCAGGCGTCCTATATCACGATTATGAACACGGAAACCGATCCGGACGAACCGCAAAACCTGGGTGACGTCATCCTGTTGAAGAATATCACCGAGTTTAAGGAGCTGGACTCTGCCAAGACCACCTTCATCTCCACCATCTCCCATGAACTGAAAACGCCTATATCAGCTATTCTTATGAGTTTGCAGTTGTTGGAAGACAAGCGGGTAGGAGCTTTGAATGATGAGCAGGAACAATTATCGAAAAGCATTAAAGAGAATGCCGACCGCCTGCTGGGTATCACCGGTGAACTCCTGAATATGACACAAGTAGAAGCCGGCAAGCTCCAGATGATGCCGAAGATAACGAAGCCTATCGAGCTTATTGAGTATGCCATTAAGGCCAATCAGGTGCAGGCTGATAAATTTGGTATTCAGATAGAAGTGGAATATCCCGACGAGAAGATGCCGAAACTGTTTGTGGATAGTGAAAAGATAGCTTGGGTACTGACGAATCTTCTGAGCAACGCCATCCGCTACTCCAAAGAAAACGGGCGTGTGGTGATTGGTGCCAAGCATGAAGACGGAATTATTGAGATGTACGTGCAGGACTTTGGCAAGGGCATCGACCCGCGTTATCATCAAAGTATTTTCGACCGCTATTTCCGTGTGCCGGGTACGAAGGTGCAAGGCAGTGGCCTGGGCTTGTCCATCTCAAAGGACTTTGTGGAGGCTCATGGCGGCACGTTGACGGTGGAAAGTGAATTGGGAAAGGGGAGCAGGTTCGTAATACGGTTGAAGGGGTAG
- a CDS encoding TorF family putative porin, translated as MKQVKRTFFVIAAIVAACFFGTNDVKAQEFTVQGDLVSSYVWRGVYQTGASFQPTLGFGIGGFSLTAWGSTDFDGYKSTEGQANKEIDLTAAYAFGESGLSLSVASLWWAGQGACQYFNFKSHETAHFFEAGLAYTLPCEKFPLSIAWYTMFAGADKNEEGAQNYSSYCELNYPFSVKSVGLSATVGFVPYETYTVGYGNSGFAFTNVALKATTAIRITDSFSLPIFAQAIWNPCLEDTHLVFGITLKP; from the coding sequence ATGAAACAAGTAAAAAGAACGTTTTTTGTAATAGCAGCCATTGTTGCTGCATGTTTTTTCGGGACAAATGATGTGAAGGCACAGGAATTTACCGTGCAGGGTGATTTAGTAAGCTCTTACGTCTGGCGCGGCGTATATCAGACGGGAGCCAGCTTCCAACCTACACTGGGTTTCGGCATCGGCGGCTTCTCTCTGACTGCGTGGGGTTCCACGGACTTCGACGGTTATAAATCTACCGAAGGCCAGGCAAACAAGGAGATAGACCTGACGGCAGCTTACGCATTCGGCGAGTCCGGTCTGTCACTGTCTGTGGCGAGCCTTTGGTGGGCGGGACAGGGTGCCTGTCAGTATTTCAACTTCAAAAGTCATGAGACGGCACATTTCTTTGAAGCTGGTCTGGCCTATACGTTGCCTTGCGAGAAGTTTCCCCTGTCCATAGCTTGGTACACTATGTTTGCGGGAGCCGATAAAAATGAGGAAGGCGCGCAAAACTATTCTTCCTATTGTGAACTGAACTATCCGTTCAGTGTGAAGTCGGTAGGTTTGAGTGCAACCGTAGGATTCGTTCCTTATGAAACTTATACGGTAGGATATGGAAACTCCGGTTTTGCCTTTACCAATGTAGCATTGAAAGCTACTACGGCTATCAGGATAACAGACTCATTTTCATTGCCTATCTTTGCACAGGCTATCTGGAATCCTTGTTTGGAAGATACCCACTTAGTCTTTGGTATAACCTTAAAGCCTTAA
- a CDS encoding K(+)-transporting ATPase subunit C, which produces MKTLFKSLKITLAFCVFFSVFYILILWIFAQVAGPNKGNAEVATLDGKVVGAANVGQMFTKDIYFWGRPSHAGDGYDATSSSGSNKGPTNEEYLSEVEARIDTFLVHHPYLQRKDVPAEMVTASASGLDPDITPASAYVQVKRVAQARGMDEAKVKSIVDETIQKPLLGLFGTEKVNVLKLNIALEEIDNIK; this is translated from the coding sequence ATGAAAACATTATTCAAATCCCTCAAAATAACACTTGCTTTTTGCGTGTTCTTCTCTGTATTCTATATCCTTATCCTGTGGATATTTGCCCAGGTGGCAGGTCCAAATAAGGGTAATGCGGAAGTAGCGACTCTGGATGGTAAGGTGGTCGGTGCCGCTAATGTAGGACAGATGTTTACAAAAGACATCTACTTCTGGGGACGTCCTTCCCATGCCGGTGACGGTTACGATGCTACCAGTTCTTCCGGTAGCAACAAAGGCCCTACCAACGAAGAATACCTTTCGGAAGTAGAAGCCCGTATCGATACTTTCCTGGTGCACCATCCCTATCTACAACGCAAGGACGTTCCGGCTGAAATGGTGACAGCCAGTGCTTCGGGGCTTGATCCGGATATCACTCCCGCCAGTGCATACGTACAGGTGAAACGCGTAGCCCAGGCACGTGGCATGGATGAGGCGAAGGTGAAGAGTATCGTGGACGAGACGATACAGAAACCGCTTCTCGGCCTTTTCGGTACGGAGAAAGTGAATGTGTTGAAACTGAACATTGCACTCGAAGAGATAGACAATATTAAATGA
- a CDS encoding amino acid kinase family protein produces MEICKFNGNSTASVEGMQHVAKLIMNNQPTIAILSAAEDVTKHLDEIAACFFNRNTEEAHEKITRLEFYFIDFANELLTDDEIKHQAIRCILDSFQAIWKYCLEPFTSTDEKDILAQGELLTSTLMSLYLQEQKVDNAMLCAFDFIRIGTNREVDIEYIEQKLDKQLKLYPGTHLFITQGSICKNAFGETDYLKQGGSDYTAALIGVALHAKEIKLWTNFAIRNNDTLVIKDAGTIRNLSFSEAERLIYFNPQILHPFCLATAWKGNVPIHLLNPMNPTAEGTYISDNLQNGEAVKAVAAKDSVVYIRLESNHTLRPYLFISKIMEIFAKYRTNPCLLTSSNDNISIVTDNKEFLSRILRELNRYARIWVEDRMSIVSVVGNMKSSCIAMESRIIDALKNIPLRMISYGSDENDVSIVVRGTDKAEVLRLLDEKLLKPEYFGKAC; encoded by the coding sequence ATGGAAATCTGCAAATTCAATGGAAATTCAACAGCATCCGTAGAAGGAATGCAACATGTTGCCAAACTGATTATGAACAACCAGCCTACGATAGCAATACTATCGGCAGCAGAGGATGTCACTAAACACCTGGACGAAATAGCCGCCTGCTTCTTCAACCGTAATACTGAGGAGGCGCACGAGAAGATCACCCGGCTGGAATTCTACTTCATTGACTTCGCCAATGAGCTCCTCACGGATGATGAAATCAAGCATCAGGCCATCCGGTGCATACTCGATAGTTTCCAGGCTATCTGGAAGTATTGCCTGGAACCCTTTACCTCAACCGACGAAAAAGACATTCTGGCACAAGGAGAACTACTCACCAGTACATTAATGAGTCTTTATCTTCAGGAACAGAAAGTCGATAATGCCATGCTTTGTGCATTCGACTTTATACGCATAGGTACAAACCGAGAAGTGGATATCGAATACATAGAGCAAAAACTGGATAAGCAGCTGAAACTCTACCCTGGCACTCACCTGTTTATCACCCAGGGAAGTATCTGTAAAAATGCTTTTGGCGAAACCGATTACCTGAAACAAGGCGGCAGCGATTATACGGCGGCCCTCATTGGCGTGGCCTTGCATGCAAAAGAGATAAAGCTATGGACAAACTTTGCCATACGCAACAACGACACATTGGTCATAAAGGACGCTGGTACAATCCGGAACCTCAGCTTCAGCGAGGCGGAACGTCTGATCTATTTCAATCCGCAAATTCTGCATCCGTTCTGTCTTGCTACAGCATGGAAAGGAAACGTTCCTATTCATCTGCTCAATCCAATGAATCCGACGGCGGAAGGAACTTACATTTCCGATAATTTGCAAAATGGGGAAGCTGTAAAAGCTGTTGCAGCAAAGGACTCAGTGGTTTATATTCGCCTTGAGTCAAACCATACGCTACGGCCTTATCTGTTTATCAGTAAGATTATGGAAATCTTTGCCAAATACCGGACAAATCCCTGCCTGCTGACTTCATCCAATGATAATATATCAATTGTGACGGATAACAAGGAGTTCCTGTCCCGTATTCTGCGTGAACTGAACAGATATGCCCGGATATGGGTAGAGGACCGTATGTCCATTGTTTCGGTTGTGGGTAATATGAAGTCTTCGTGCATCGCCATGGAAAGCCGGATTATTGATGCACTGAAGAATATCCCGTTGAGAATGATTTCGTACGGAAGCGACGAGAATGATGTATCAATTGTGGTCAGGGGAACAGATAAAGCAGAAGTACTCCGGTTGCTCGATGAAAAGTTACTGAAACCGGAGTACTTCGGAAAAGCTTGTTAG
- a CDS encoding sigma-54-dependent transcriptional regulator — MSKILIVDDEVQIRTLLARMMELEGYEVCQAGDCRAALRQLELQTPDVALCDVFLPDGNGVDLVLSIKKAAPNVEVILLTAHGNIPDGVQAIKNGAFDYITKGDDNNKIIPLISRAMEKARMNVRLEKLEKKVGQTYSFESILGESKSLKEAVLLARKVAVTDVPVLLTGETGTGKEVFAQAIHYNSKRAKQNFVAVNCSSFSKELLESEMFGHKAGSFTGALKDKKGLFEEANHGTIFLDEIGEMAFELQAKLLRILETGEYIKIGDTKPTRVNVRIIAATNRNLPEEIAKGRFREDLFYRLGVFQVHLPPLRERTGDIRLLAKAFIRNFSAQLSRAINEITPEFLSTLEQQPWKGNIRELRNVIERSLIVCEGDRLDIADLPLEIQNAHYEQSDDGMPGCFELSAMERRHIARVLEYTKGNKTEAARLLKIGLTTLYRKIEEYKI, encoded by the coding sequence ATGAGTAAGATTTTAATCGTTGATGACGAGGTACAAATCCGTACCCTTTTGGCGCGTATGATGGAATTAGAAGGATATGAAGTTTGTCAGGCTGGTGATTGCAGGGCTGCCCTACGACAACTGGAACTCCAAACCCCCGACGTAGCTTTGTGTGATGTTTTCCTGCCCGATGGAAATGGGGTGGATCTGGTGCTGTCCATCAAAAAGGCGGCTCCCAATGTGGAAGTCATTCTCCTGACGGCTCATGGCAATATTCCCGATGGCGTACAAGCCATCAAGAACGGAGCTTTCGACTATATCACAAAGGGAGATGACAATAATAAGATAATTCCCCTCATCAGCCGTGCCATGGAGAAAGCGCGGATGAATGTCCGTTTGGAAAAGCTTGAAAAGAAAGTGGGACAGACGTATTCGTTCGAGTCCATTTTGGGAGAATCCAAATCACTGAAAGAAGCGGTATTGCTTGCACGGAAGGTTGCGGTGACCGATGTTCCTGTGTTACTGACGGGAGAAACGGGAACGGGTAAGGAGGTATTTGCCCAAGCCATTCATTATAATAGTAAGCGGGCAAAGCAGAACTTTGTGGCTGTGAACTGTTCCTCGTTCAGTAAGGAGCTGCTGGAAAGTGAGATGTTCGGGCATAAGGCAGGTTCGTTTACGGGAGCGTTGAAAGATAAGAAGGGTTTGTTTGAGGAGGCGAACCATGGCACCATCTTTCTGGATGAGATCGGTGAGATGGCTTTTGAACTGCAAGCCAAGTTGTTGCGTATCCTCGAAACAGGAGAATATATCAAGATAGGCGATACGAAACCGACACGCGTCAATGTGCGTATTATTGCGGCAACCAACCGTAATCTGCCGGAAGAGATAGCCAAAGGGCGTTTCCGTGAAGACCTCTTCTATCGGCTTGGCGTATTCCAAGTACACCTGCCGCCGCTGCGCGAGCGTACGGGAGATATCCGCCTGCTGGCAAAGGCGTTTATACGGAACTTCTCAGCACAACTGTCGCGTGCCATTAATGAGATTACTCCCGAATTTCTCAGTACACTGGAACAACAACCCTGGAAAGGGAATATCCGCGAGTTGCGTAATGTGATAGAGCGCAGCCTCATCGTTTGCGAAGGTGATCGTCTGGATATTGCAGATTTACCGTTGGAGATTCAGAATGCCCATTACGAGCAATCGGACGACGGCATGCCCGGCTGCTTTGAGCTTTCGGCTATGGAACGCCGTCACATTGCCCGTGTACTAGAATATACGAAAGGGAATAAGACAGAAGCGGCACGACTGTTGAAAATCGGCTTGACAACGCTGTACAGGAAGATAGAGGAATATAAGATTTAG
- a CDS encoding sensor protein KdpD yields MDREQNVQHFLDLIKKSRRGKFKIYIGMIAGVGKSYRMLQEAHDLLDNGVDVQIGYIETHGRAGTEALLAGLPVIPRRRIFYKGKELEEMDLEGIIRIHPEIVIVDELAHTNVEGSRNEKRWQDVMDLLDEGINVISAVNIQHIESVNEEVQGISGIEVKERIPDSVLQEADEVVNIDLTAEELITRLKAGKIYRPEKVQTALTNFFRTENILQLRELALKEVALRVEKKVENEVVISSVGVRHEKFLACISSHEKTPRRIIRKAARLATRYNTSFIALYVQTPRESADRIDLASQRYLLNHFKLVTELDGEVLQVQSKDVLDAIIRTCKERQITSVCMGSPAFRFPQSLFMVLKYRKFVSELAQANIDLIILA; encoded by the coding sequence ATGGACAGAGAACAAAACGTGCAACACTTCCTCGACCTGATAAAGAAATCCCGTCGTGGCAAGTTCAAGATTTACATCGGCATGATAGCCGGTGTGGGCAAGTCTTACCGGATGCTCCAGGAAGCCCACGACCTGCTGGACAACGGCGTAGACGTGCAAATCGGCTACATCGAAACCCACGGACGTGCCGGGACGGAAGCTCTCCTTGCAGGCCTGCCCGTCATCCCCCGCCGACGGATATTCTACAAAGGCAAGGAACTGGAAGAAATGGATTTGGAGGGTATCATCCGCATCCATCCCGAAATAGTCATCGTGGACGAACTGGCGCATACCAACGTAGAAGGCAGTCGTAACGAAAAGCGTTGGCAGGACGTGATGGACCTTTTGGACGAAGGCATCAACGTGATTTCCGCCGTCAACATCCAGCACATCGAGAGCGTGAACGAAGAAGTGCAAGGCATCTCCGGCATCGAAGTCAAAGAGCGCATCCCCGACAGTGTCCTTCAGGAAGCGGACGAGGTGGTGAACATCGACCTGACTGCCGAAGAACTGATAACCCGTCTGAAAGCCGGCAAGATTTATCGCCCGGAGAAGGTGCAGACGGCACTGACCAACTTCTTCCGGACCGAGAACATCCTCCAACTCCGTGAACTGGCCTTGAAGGAAGTAGCCCTGCGAGTGGAGAAGAAGGTGGAGAACGAAGTCGTCATTTCGAGCGTAGGTGTCCGGCACGAGAAGTTTCTGGCATGCATCAGCAGTCATGAGAAGACGCCACGGCGCATCATCCGTAAGGCGGCACGGCTGGCTACCCGCTACAATACTTCTTTCATTGCCCTGTATGTGCAGACGCCCCGCGAGAGTGCCGACCGCATCGACCTGGCAAGCCAACGTTATCTGCTGAACCACTTCAAACTGGTCACTGAGTTGGATGGTGAAGTCCTCCAGGTACAGTCGAAAGATGTATTGGATGCCATCATCCGTACTTGTAAGGAGAGACAGATTACTTCTGTTTGCATGGGCAGTCCTGCTTTCCGCTTTCCGCAATCCTTGTTCATGGTGTTGAAATACAGAAAATTTGTGAGCGAATTGGCGCAAGCAAACATAGATTTGATTATACTTGCATAA
- the kdpA gene encoding potassium-transporting ATPase subunit KdpA, whose amino-acid sequence MNTEILGVILQIVLMVALAYPLGKYIAKVYKGQKTWSDFMKPIERLIFKVCGINPTEEMNWKQFLKALLILNAFWFVWGMVLLVTQHWLPLNPDGNGPQTPDQAFNTCISFMVNCNLQHYSGESGLTYFTQLFVIMLFQFITAATGMAAMAGIMKSISAKTTKTIGNFWNFLVLSSTRILLPLSLIVGFILILQGTPMGFDGKMEVTTLEGQEQLVSQGPAAAIVPIKQLGTNGGGYFGVNSSHPLENPTYLSNMVECWSILIIPMAMVFALGFYSNRKKLAYSIFGVMLFAYLTGVGINVYQEMNGNPRIDELGIAQDGGAMEGKEVRLGAAATALWSITTTVTSNGSVNGMHDSTMPLSGLMEMLNMQINTWFGGVGVGWMNYYTFIIIAVFISGLMVGRTPEFLGKKVEAREMKIATVVALLHPFVILVGTALSTYLFAHHPDFVASEGGWLNNPGFHGLSEQLYEFTSCAANNGSGFEGLGDNTYFWNYACGWVLILSRFIPIVGQVAIAGLLAQKKFIPESAGTLKTDTVTFAVMTFAVIFIVAALSFFPVHALSTIAEHFSL is encoded by the coding sequence ATGAACACAGAGATTTTAGGTGTAATCTTGCAGATAGTCCTGATGGTGGCGTTGGCTTATCCGTTGGGAAAGTATATTGCAAAAGTCTATAAAGGACAAAAGACATGGTCGGACTTCATGAAGCCGATTGAGAGACTTATTTTTAAAGTGTGTGGCATCAACCCCACCGAAGAGATGAACTGGAAACAGTTTCTGAAAGCGCTTCTGATATTAAACGCTTTCTGGTTTGTGTGGGGCATGGTGCTGCTGGTTACTCAACACTGGTTGCCTCTGAATCCCGACGGTAACGGGCCGCAGACACCGGACCAAGCATTCAACACCTGCATCAGCTTCATGGTGAACTGTAATTTACAGCATTATTCCGGTGAAAGCGGATTAACTTACTTTACGCAATTGTTCGTCATCATGCTGTTCCAGTTTATTACGGCGGCAACGGGTATGGCGGCTATGGCAGGTATCATGAAGTCCATCAGTGCAAAGACAACGAAGACAATAGGTAACTTCTGGAACTTCCTTGTATTAAGTAGTACACGTATCCTGTTGCCTCTTTCTTTGATTGTGGGCTTTATCCTGATTCTTCAGGGTACTCCGATGGGATTCGACGGCAAGATGGAGGTGACCACGCTGGAAGGACAGGAACAGTTGGTATCGCAGGGACCTGCGGCAGCCATTGTGCCTATTAAACAACTGGGAACCAATGGTGGCGGTTATTTCGGTGTAAACTCTTCACATCCGTTGGAGAATCCTACGTATCTGTCTAATATGGTAGAATGTTGGTCTATCCTGATCATACCGATGGCAATGGTTTTCGCACTCGGTTTCTATTCCAATCGTAAGAAACTGGCTTATAGTATATTCGGTGTAATGCTCTTTGCCTATCTGACGGGTGTCGGCATCAATGTCTATCAGGAGATGAACGGTAACCCGCGTATTGACGAACTGGGTATTGCGCAGGATGGCGGAGCGATGGAGGGAAAAGAGGTACGGCTTGGTGCGGCTGCAACAGCCTTGTGGAGTATTACGACTACCGTCACTTCCAACGGTTCGGTGAATGGTATGCACGACTCTACGATGCCGCTCAGCGGACTGATGGAGATGCTGAATATGCAGATTAACACTTGGTTCGGTGGTGTCGGGGTAGGTTGGATGAACTACTATACATTTATAATTATAGCCGTGTTTATCAGCGGACTAATGGTAGGGCGTACACCGGAGTTCCTCGGTAAGAAGGTGGAAGCACGCGAAATGAAGATTGCGACCGTTGTGGCGTTGCTTCATCCGTTTGTGATTCTGGTAGGAACGGCTCTGTCCACGTATCTGTTTGCTCATCATCCCGACTTTGTGGCAAGCGAGGGTGGTTGGCTGAATAATCCGGGTTTCCACGGGCTGAGCGAGCAATTGTATGAGTTTACTTCGTGTGCAGCTAATAACGGGTCCGGTTTCGAGGGACTGGGAGATAATACTTATTTCTGGAACTACGCTTGCGGTTGGGTGCTTATTCTGAGCCGTTTTATCCCGATTGTAGGGCAGGTGGCCATTGCCGGTTTGCTGGCGCAGAAGAAGTTCATCCCGGAAAGTGCCGGTACACTGAAGACGGATACGGTTACATTTGCTGTGATGACTTTTGCGGTTATCTTCATTGTAGCTGCCCTGTCATTCTTCCCGGTGCATGCGTTGAGTACGATTGCTGAACATTTTAGTTTGTAA